Below is a genomic region from Acuticoccus sp. I52.16.1.
ACGTGACGACGCAGATGCAGATCCTCAAGCTCCTCAAGGAACTGGTGGAGGAGTTCGAGGCGTCGATGCTGTTCGTGACGCACGATTTCGGCGTGCTGGCGCAGGTCTGCGATTCGGTCTCGGTGATGTACGCGGGGCAGACGATCGAGTCCGGCCGCGCGGCGAGCGTCATCGGCGCGCCGCTGCATCCCTACTCGCGCCGGCTGATCGCCTGCCACCCGGAACGCTCGGCGGATATCGCCGGGATCGCCGGCCAGGTCCCCTCCCCGCTCGCCCCGCCGGACGGGTGCCGCTTCAACCCGCGCTGCGAGCAGGCGATGCCGGCCTGTAGCGCCCGCCGCCCGCCGCTCGCCCGAACCGATGCGGGGGAGAACCGCGTCGCCTGTGTCCTTTATGAGTGATCGCCCCGCCATGCGCGACGAACCCCTCCTCCAGCTCGACCGCATCGTGACGGAGTTTCGCGGCACCAAGCGCTTCCTGGCGCCGGCGCCCGCCCCGGTCGTCGCCGTCAACGACGTCAGCCTCGAGGTGCGCGAGGGCGAGGTGCTGGGCCTCGTCGGCGAATCGGGGTGCGGCAAGTCCACCCTCGCCAAGACGATCCTCGGCCTCTACCGCGAGGACTCGGGCGACATCCTGCTCGCCGGGCGCGAGGTCTCCGGCGTCGACCCGCGGCGCGCGCGGCGGCTGCGCGGCGACATCCAGTACGTCCACCAGGACCCCGGCGCGGCGCTCGATCCGTGGTGGCGCGTCGGCGGGATCTTGCACGAATCGCTGCGCATCAACGGCGTGACCGACCGCAAGGAGCGCGACCGCCTGATCGACGAGATGCTCGACGCGGTCGGCCTCGCGCCCTCCTTCAAGCGGCGCTATCCGCACGAGCTGTCCGGCGGGCAGCAGCGGCGGGTCGGCCTCGCCCGCACGCTCATCCTGCGTCCGCGCCTCATCATCCTCGACGAGCCGACCTCCGGGCTCGACCTCTCGGTGCAGGCGACGGTGCTGCGGCTGATGCGCGACATTCGCGAGCAGTTCGGCCTCACCTACATCTTCATCAGCCACGACCTCTCGGTCGTGCGGCGCATGTGCGACCGGGTGGCGATCATGTACCTCGGCCGCATCGTCGAGATCGGCCGGACGGAGGATGTGTTCGCCCGCCCCCGCCATCCCTACACGCACGCGCTGCTGGAGGCGGCCCCCTCGCTGGAACCCGGCCAGCTCGACCGCGCCAAGATGATCGAGGGCGACCCGCCGAGCGTGCGCAAGGTGCCGGACGGCTGCGCCTTCCACACCCGTTGCGACTACTCGGACGACGCCTGCACCAAGGCCGTCCCCCCGCTGGAGGAGGCGGACGGCCACCACGTCCGCTGCATTCACTGGCAGGCCCTGCGCGACCGTGCCGCGTAGCCCGTCTTCGTAACCCGGCCGCGTAGCCCGTCCGCGTCCCCGGCGACACGGTCGCGGCCCGACCGCACCGCGGCCGGAGGCTCTCGCCCGCTTTGCCGGCTTCCGGGCGGGCGCCGCCCGTGCTTCATCAGGGCGCAGGATATTGTCGTCGATGGGTTCCGATGGGTGATGTGACCGCCGCGGCTGCGCGGCCCAAGCCGTGGATCGCCGCGCTCGTGGTGGCGACGGCGATGCAGACCGTGCTCGCCATGCTGACGCGGGCTCTCCCCGTCATCGGCCCGCCGATCACCGCGCTCGCCGGGGTGCCGGACGAGAATGTCGGCCATCTCGCGGCGCTGTGCTCGTTCGGGACGATGGTGTTCCTGCTCGGTGGGGCGCCGCTGATCGCGGTGTTCGGCCCGGTGCGGCTGCTGCAATGCGGCGCGCTGCTCGGCGGCGGGGCGATCCTTCTCGGCCTCAGCGGCTCGTGGGCGGCGCTGCTGCTGGCCTCGTTCGCGATCGGCGTCGGCTATGCCCCCTCCGCGCCGGCGGGGAGCGAGGTGCTCCAGCAGAGGGTGCCGGCGCGGCGCCGCTCGCTGATGTTCTCCATCAAGCAGTCGGGCGTGCCGCTGGGCGGGGTGATCGCGGGGGCGATGCTGCCGCCGCTCCTCTTGTGGGGCGGTGTCCCGGCGGCGATCGTCGGCGCGGCGGTGCTGACCTTCCTCGCGGTCCTCGCCGCCGAGCCGCTGCGCCACGCCATCGACGCCGACCGGCCGTTGCCGCCGGAGGCCGCGGCGGGAGCCCTCGCCCCGCGCCTCGCCGCCCAGCTCACCATGCCGTTCCGCATCGTGCTGGCCGATCCGGGGCGCATCGTCATCACCTTCGCCGGCGTCTCGTTCGCCGTGGCGCAGGGGGCGCTCTTCACCTTCTTCGTCACCGCGCTGCACGTCGGCACGGACCACTCGCTCGCCGCCATCGGCGCGGCCTTCGCACTGATGCAGGCGGTCGGCGTCGTGTCGCGGGTGGCGGTCGGGTGGATCGCCGACCGGATCGGCTCGGCGCACCGCACCCTCGTCGGCCTCGCCTTCGCCTCCTCCGCGACGATGGCGGTGCTGGCGTTCGCCGAGGCGGACTGGCCGTATGTCGCCATCAGCGCCGTCGCGGCGGTCTCCGGCTTCGCGGTCGCCTCGTGGAACGGGGTGCTCCTCGCGGAGGTGAGCGCCCTCGCCCCGCGCGGCCGCGTCGGCGAGGCGACCGCGGCGACGACCTTCTTCATCTTCGCGGGCTACGTGATCGGCCCGCTCGTCATCAGTACCATCGTCGCCGCCACCGGCAGCTACACCGCCGGCTTCCTGTTCGCCGCGGCGCCCCCCTTCGTGTCGGGCCTGCTGCTGCTGGCGATCCGCCATCGTGCGCCGCCGACGCCGCGCGCCGGAGCCTGACGAACGGTCCGCCGGCGGACCTAGCCGGCCGCGCCGGCGAGGCGCGCGTCGAAGCCGAAGACCTCGGTGCGGCGGACCGTGACTGCCGCCATGAGCGGGTGGGCGGCGTTGAGCACCAGGTTGCGCTCCTGCGGCACGATCGCCGACGGCACCGAGAGGGCGAGCACGGCGCCCTCCGCCACCCACGCATCGCCGATGGCCCGGCAGGCGGCGGCGTCCTCCGGCGCAAACGTCCCGCGTGCCTCCACGTCGTCGATCCGCGCCTCCGCCGGCAGCACGATCTCGATCGCGCTCATCGTGGGGAGCGCGGCGACGGTGCGCATCTCGTGCGGCAGGTGGACGAAGGTTTCGAGGACGCACAGCGCCAGGCTGGAGCCGCAGTAGACCACCGCCACGCCGCGGCTGTTCCACCGGCCCCCGGCGAGGCGTGCGCCCTTGCCGTCGAGCCCCGGCGCATATTGCGGTCGCGTCAGGCGCCAGACGGTGCCCTCAACCGAAGACGCCATATTCGAACCTCACCAGCGCGTCCTCGACCTCGCGGGCGCCGACGTCGGTCCGCGCCATCTCGATCGGTCGTTCGCCGGCGAGCGCGGGGTTGGGGCTGGTGAGCCAGCGGTCGGCGGTGGCGATGTCGCCGAACGCCTCCTCGGCGTGGGCGCGGACGCGGGCGAGGCGGACCACGGCGTCGGCCTCGGCGATCTTCAGCTCCTGCCCCTCGTTGATCCGCCGGGCGAGCGTCCGCGGCGGGATCACCATCTCGACATCGGACCGGCGCAGGGCACCGCTGGCGAACGCTTCCGCGAGGCGGGCACCGCTGACGCCCTCCATGATCTCGGCATAGCTGAACGGCTGCACCCACACCTCGCTCGCCGTCACCGGCGAGGGTGCGGCCATCGCCTGCGCCGCGGGCCGGCGGGCCCCCTCCCCTGCCGCGCGGGTGCCGTGGTGCGACCGCGTGCGCCGCGCGGCCGGCTTCGCGTCGTCGCTCATGGTTCTATGCCTCGTTCGCCCTGCCTGCCATACGCCGTCAATACTTCGGCATTTGGCAGGCGATTTCAAGGGCCGGCAACCCTACTCGCTGCGGCTGTTCCATTCCTTCCAGAGGTCGTCGAGCTTGTCCCACAGGAAGTCGCCGAAGCCGGACGCGAGGCGCTTGTCGATGACGATCTTGTCGGACGCGGCCGTGACATCCCGGCGCAGCACCGGTTCCTTGGCGCCGCGCGGGCGGAACACTTCGCCCTTGGCCGCATGGGGGCGGCCGGCGGCGATCAACCGGCGCATCGCCCGCGCGCCCCGGATCTCCTGGCGCTCCACCCGATCGAGCTCGGCGGCGATGCGGGCGCGCGCGGCCTCCTCGCGCCACAGCGTCTCCAGCGACAGCCATGTCGGCCGGCCGATCGACGGGTCGCCGCCGATGTGCATGACGAGACGGTCCGGCAAGGTCATCACCATGCGGTACCGGCTGACCTCGCTGCGCTGCACCCCGAGGACGTCGGCGGTGAACTGCACGGTCCACCCGGTGTCGGCGAGGAGCTTGGAGGCCTGGCGCGCCTTCTCGATGAAGGAAGGCGGGGCGTGCTGGCTGTTCTCGCGCGACAGGACGGTGACGGCGGCCTCGTCGTCCATCGTACGTACGATGGCGCGCAGCGGCCGGCCGAGCTTGACGCACGCGCGGTGCCGGCGGTGGCCATAGACCAGCTCGAACCGCCCCGCCTCGCTCGGATGAGGGCGCACGAGCGCCGGCGCGATCTGCCCCTCGCGTAGAATGCTCTCGACCAGCGCGTCGAACTCGGCGCTGTCGTCGAAGTCGGCGAAGCGGTCGTGCCAGCGGAAGGGTGTGATGCGCTCGGTCGCGATCTCCTGGACGACGGCGCCATCGTCCAGTGCGCGGCGCCAATGCTCGGCCTCCCGGCTCTGCTCGCCCCAGTTGTTGAGGAGGTGGCCGAGGCCCGGCGCGCGCGAGCCCGGCGCCGGCCGTGGCACCGACTTGGTCTCCGGCGCCGCCTCCGCCCGTGACGCGGCTGGCGGCTCCTCGGCTGACGGCGGCGTCGCGGGGGGTGCCGCCTCGACCTTCTCCGCCGCGGCGCCGGCGACCGACGGGGGAGACGGCTGGGGCGCCGGGATCGGTCCTGCGGCCGGCTCGGATGCGGCGGGCGGTGTTTCGGCGGCCGCGGCGGCCGGGGGTTTCGGCGTGGGCTCGGGCCGGGCGGGCGCGGCGCGTGGCGGAGTGCGCGGCGCGTCGTCGTCCTCGTTGGCAATGTCGGCGAGGACGCTGGCGACGCGCTTGCGGGTCGATTTGGCCATCTCAGTCCTCCGTGCGGTGGGTCGGCCGCTGCCACACGCGCAGGACCTCGGCCTCCAGCTCGGCATTGACGCCGTCCATCGACTGCAACGCCCGGTCGTAGGTGCGCTTGTTGGAGCTGTCGCGCACCGCTTCGTAGAGGGTTTGGCGGGCGAGGCCGCAGTCGGCGACGGCGGTGCTGTGCACCATGGTCGCCGTCAGCACGTCGGTCCGGAACAGCGAGCGCAGGAAGGTCACCACCGCCATCTGCGGCTGGTCGGACGGGGTGTGCCGGGTGATCAGGATCTTCTCGAAGTCGAGCGGGGTGCTGCGGCCTCCCTGCCCTTCCAGCACCTCCATCAGCGAGCCGGCCAGCGTCATGAACTGCGCCATGGACGCGACGTCGATCATCTGCGGATGGACCGTCACGACGAGCCCTGTCGACGCGTAGAGGCCCGCCATGGTGATGAAGCCGAGCTGCGGCGGCGAGTCGAGGATGACGATGTCGTAGTCGTCGGCCACCTGGTCGATCGCCGAGGAGATGCGGGTAAAGAAGGGCGAGGGGTGACGCAGCATCAGCGCGCGCGGGCTCTCGGTCTCGAACTCGGCGAGCTCGAGGCTGGCGGGTACGAGGTCGAGGCCGGCGAAATAGGTTGGACGGATGATGTCGCGCAGGGGCCGCGGGCCGGCCTCCTCGCCGAGATGGGCGGGGTCGCCATCGTCCTGGAAGGTGATCGCGCCGAAGAGGCTCTCGTGCGGGCCGACATGCAGCTCCGGCGTGATGCCGAGCATGGTGGTGAGGCTCGCCTGCGGGTCGAGGTCGATGGCGAGGACGCGGTAGCCGCGCAGGGCGAAATATTGCGCGGCGTGGATCGCCTGGGTCGACTTGCCGGAGCCGCCCTTGAAGGTGGCGAAGTTGAGAACCTGGATGTGCTCGCCGGCGCGGCGGTGCGGCAGGTAGCGCCCCGGCGACTTGGCGTCGAGGTGAACCCGCAGGCGCGCCACTTCTTCCAGCGACCACACCCGCCGCCCGGCGGGCTTGGCCTCGGCCTTGGGGATCCCGAGTTCGCTCGCCATCTGGCGCACGTAGCGCTCGGTGACGCCGAGCAGGCCGGCCACCTCCTGGGTCTGGAAGGGGCGCAGGTTCTTGCTCTGGTCCGGCGCCCAGACCTCCTCGGCGAGGCGGCTGAGCTTGCGCGACAGGAGCTCGCCTTTGCGGGTGAAGCTGCGCGCGAGGCCGGCGTCCGATGGGGCGGCGGGGGCCGGGTGTGCGGGGCGCGCGTCCTCGTCCACACGGTCGGCGGCGGCGTCGGCCGCGGGGCGGTCCTGGACGCTGTTGCGATCCATCGCGATGTCCTCCTCGCGGACGTGGCACTAGGGGCCGAGCGGGCGCGGCGGTTCCGGTTTCGAGCGCCGCTCCACCGCCTCGACGGTTCTGCCGCTCCGTTCCGGTTCAGGGTCTCGCCCGGCCGGTTAACGAGTGGTTAACGCCATCCCCGGCGCGACGCAAAGCCAATCGACGGCCCGAAACCGGTCTCCGCCCGAGTTCTGCACGTCAGCGGTAAACACTTCGTATGCGAACCCGCGCATGCTTGCGGTGTGCGCGTCGATCCCCGCGCATGGAGCCGTGCGAGAGACTGTGCCACCGGCCGAGCCGGCGGCGTGCTGCGCGAGAGATCGACGCCAAGAACCCACATCAACCGCCCGACCGCCGTTGCAAAGGGTGGCGATGGCCGCACCCGGCGTGCCAGCTGTCACGGGCGGTCCATGGCGTCTGGCCGTTCTCTATTTTATGTCGGCCGTCCGCCGACCGACTGCCGTCCGTGAACTGGGCGACGGCTCGGTCGTGACACCTGTCACGCGAGAGGGTCGCAGCCTGGCGCTTGGCTGGCGAACTGCGTGACAGCTGTCACGCACCGCGAGCCGCTCGCAATTCGCCGGTGTGCGGTGTGCGGAGCGTGTGCGATCTTCTGACAGTGGCTCAGGCTGTTTGCTGCACTCGAACTTGCGTCCGGTGCCGTCTGAACTGCGTAGAACCGACGGAACGTATCGCGCGCCGCTGATGAGATTTCGCTTTGTCGCACTTCGCGGACACATTCCCACGAATAAAAACGGATGGGCTCTAGACGCTTACAATCTTAACGTGTCCTTCAATTAACCTCGAGCGGAATGCCTAGGGCCGCACATCGAATCGCATCACAATAGCTCGATCCGCCGTCACCATCGGTTCCTCTTGGACGCGGCAGTGCCGTTTTTGACACGGAATTCCTCGTCAAAGCGGATGTGACACGCGAAAAATGATCACCGCGACTCCACAACCGCGTCGGAATCGGTCATTTCTGGAATTGACCCTGAAAACCGCTTCGAAGCGGAACTGAGAACGCAACGCATGAGCCGGCAGCACAGCCCTCGTCACGACACGACCGCTCGTTCCCGCGGGAACGGGACCGGGCGGCCGCGCAGGGCGGGTGCCGCGCGACCGGCGATCGGTGCGTCCGCAGATCCTGGGGCAGGGGGGTCGCCCGAACCGGATTTCAACGAGGGTGTGAAGTCCATGACGTAACCCGGCAAAACGAAAGGCCTCGAAGCGGGAACTTCGAGGCCTTGGGTCTCACCACGTGAGTGGCGATAAGATCGTCTGGACAACGCTCTTATGCCATCGCGACGCACGGCGTGTCAACAACACCGAGCCCGGTGAACGGCTCAGTTTTGCCCAGATTCTGGAGGCAGAGAGATGCACTTGGCATCCTCCGGGCGACGGCTGCTGCGGCCTGCCGCAGTGACCGCGGGACGGCTCGCGCTCGGCACCATACCGGCCGTCAGCCGCAGGGACTTGTCGGCCGTCTTCCGCATGGCCGCCGAAGCTCTCACGCTCAAACCGAGCCCCCGGCTCGTCCTGTCCGAGCTGGTCGCGAGCTGGGGCGAGCAGGCGACGGACCGCCTGCTGGTGTGGCCGTCGAACGCCCATCTGGCACGCCGGACGGGACTGTCGGAGCGGTCGCTGCGGCACGCCTTCCGCACCCTGGCGGACTACGGCCTCCTCGTCGCCAAGGACTCGCCCAACGGCAAACGCTACCCCGTGCGCGACCGCGCGGGGGCGATCGTCGACGCCTACGGTTTCGACCTGACCCCACTTTACGCCCGCCGGTCGGAGTGGAGCGCGCGGGTCGCCGAGCAGAAGGCGCGCCGTGCCGAGGCGAAGCAGGCGTTCGACCGGTTGACGGTCGCGCGACGCAGCACCGCCGAGGCCCTCGACGCGCTGGCCGAGGATCATCCGGCCATCCCCCGCGAAACGCTGCAAGCCCGGTACGCCGCCCTCGTCACCCGCACCCCGCGGCGCGGTCCGACACCGCCGCCGACCGAACTTCTCGACGCGTGGACAGACCTGCGGGCGACCGTCGAGGCGGCCTACTACCATGCCGGCACTGACGGTCGTTCTTGCCGGCACAATGAGTCTCAGATCGAATCTTCTGTTGAACCGAACCCGCCTGTGGACGATCCGGCGGACACCCCGGATCTCCCCGCCGTCATTCTTGCCAGCGGGGAGGGGGGCCGCCGACGGGCCGAAACCGCGTCGACGACGCAGCCCACCGCACCCGAACGCGCCGTCGCGCCGGAACGGCTCCCCTTCGTCGTCGACGACGCCTGTCCCGTCGTCCGACTGTGCGGGCAGGCCCCCGTCAGCGAAGGAGACCTCATCGCTACCGGACGCCGATTCCGCCCCATGCTCGGTGCCGATGAAGCGGTTTGGAGGGAGGCCGAGACGACGTTGGGGGCGGTGCGAGCCGCCACCGCCGTCATCTACGTCACCCAACTGTTCGAGGACGATGTCGCCCGCCACGGCGAAAGCCGGATCCGCAACCCGGGCGGCTACCTGCGGGCCTTCGTCCGCATGGTGGCCTCCGGGTCGATCGACCTGACGGCCGACCTCCTCGCCATGCGCCGCAGGCGGCTGGCCGATCCCTCCGCGGCGCCGCAAGGCCCCGCAGGGACGGCTGGCATCGACGCCGCGCGCAGTGCCGGCCGGTCACCGACTCATCGCGCGTCGTCCAGCGGGAGGTAGAGCGTGCCCCCCTCGCGGAATTTCTCCGCCATCTTCGCCATGCCCTCCTTCTGCGCTTCGGCGCGGATGTCGTGGCTGATCCGCATCGAACAGAACTTCGGCCCGCACATCGAGCAGAAGTGCGCCACCTTGTGCGCCTCCTTCGGCAGCGTCTCGTCGTGCATGGAACGGGCGGTGTCCGGGTCGAGGGAGAGGTTGAACTGGTCCTCCCAGCGGAACTCGAAGCGCGCGCGGCTCAGCGCATCGTCGCGCAGGCGCGCGGCGGGGTGGCCCTTGGCGAGATCGGCCGCATGGGCTGCGATCTTGTAGGTGATCACGCCGGTCTTCACGTCGTCGCGGTCCGGCAGGCCGAGATGCTCCTTCGGCGTCACGTAGCAGAGCATCGCGGTGCCGAACCAGCCGATCATGGCCGCGCCGATGCCGGAGGTGATGTGATCGTAGCCCGGCGCGATGTCGGTCGTCAGCGGACCCAGCGTGTAGAACGGCGCCTCGCCGCAGACCTCGAGCTGCTTGTCCATGTTGGCCTTGATCTTGTGCATCGGCACATGGCCGGGGCCTTCGATCATCACCTGGCAGTCCTTCGCCCAGGCGACCTGCGTCAGCTCGCCGAGGGTCTCCAACTCGGCGAACTGCGCGCGGTCGTTGGCGTCGGCGATCGAGCCCGGCCGAAGCCCGTCCCCCAGCGAAAAGGAGACGTCGTAGGCGCGGGCAATGTCGCAGATCTCGTCGAAGTGTTCGTAGAGGAAGCTCTCGCGGTGATGGTGCAGGCACCACTTTGCCATGATCGAGCCACCACGCGACACGATCCCGGTCACGCGGTCCACCGTCATCGGCACCATGTGGAGCCGTACGCCGGCGTGGATCGTGAAGTAGTCGACACCCTGCTCGGCCTGCTCGACGAGCGTGTCCCGGAAGATCTCCCAGGACAGGTTTTCGGCGATCCCACCCACCTTTTCGAGCGCCTGATAGAGCGGCACCGTGCCGATGGGGACCGGCGCGTTGCGGATGATCCACTCGCGGATGTTGTGGATGTTGCGGCCGGTGGAGAGGTCCATCACCGTGTCGGCGCCCCAGCGGACGGCCCAGACCATCTTCTCCACCTCCTCGGCCATGGAGGAGGTGACCGCCGAGTTGCCGATATTCGCGTTGATCTTGACCAGGAAGTTGCGCCCGATCGCCATGGGCTCGGCCTCGGGGTGGTTGATGTTGGCGGGAATGATCGCCCGGCCCCGCGCCACTTCCTCGCGTACGAACTCGGGGGTGACGTGGTCGGGGATCGTGGCGCCCCAGTCCCTGCCGTCGCGCGCCAGCGCCTCCTTCGCGGCCTCGCGGCCGAGATTCTCGCGGATGGCGACGAACTCCATCTCCGGCGTCACGATGCCGGCCCGCGCGTAGGCCATCTGGGTGACGGCCCGGCCTTCGACCGCCCGGCGCGGTGCGTGGGGCACCGGAAACTCCGGCACCTGGCGTCGAGCGTCGGCGAAGCCATTGTCCTCGGCCCGCACGTGGCGGCCGGGGTACGGCGCGGTGTCGCCGCGCGCCGCCACCCAGGCCTCGCGCAGCCGGGTGAGGCCGTCGCCGATGGCGATGGTGGCGTCGGGATCGGTGTAGGGACCGGAGCTGTCGTAGACGGTGACGGCGGGCTCGCCGGCGGTGGGGTGCAGGTCGATCTGCCGCATCGGCACGCGAACGTCCGGGTGCAAGGTGCCACTGCACCACACGCGCCGGGACGCCGGCAGCGGGCCGGTGGTGACGGTCGGGGTGTGGTCGTTCATCGGTCGGAGCCTCCATAGCTCGAAGCGTTGGAGACCCAGTTCCGCGTCGAATGGAGGAGAGCCGCGCGATCCGCCTGTGACGGTTGCGGCCGGGGCCGCGCAGCCGATGCACCATCCCTACGCCAGTTTGAACTGGATCAGGTTCATCGGGTCACTGCGCTGCGCCGGACGGCGCCGTCAGTATCTCAGCCCCCTGTCGGGACCCCCCGGGTGAGGGGAGGAGACTGCGCGCCGCCTCGGGCGGTGTCAATCATTGGGGACGCACCGGGGCGGCCCGAGATCGACGGCCGATGCGGCGGATGGGCGGTCCGTGGGCAGGAGGTGCCGCATGCGGCGGCACGGGATCAGCCCGCGGCGGCAACGACATGGCGGGAGGGCAGGGCGAGACCCGCCCGCACGGCGCGGCCGTGCCCCTGCGGCGAGTTCCTGCGGGGGTCGGCGGCGGATGGCATGCCGTTTGCTGCAGCACCTATCGCGACCCGTTCGCGCACCGGCCTGGCGGCGGTGTCCGGACACGGATCCAGTTCCCCTGAACACGCGGCGACCCGGTCCCGCGAAGGAGAGAATATGAACGGTCTTTCGAGCCATGTCTCGGGCGTGCGAGGCGTCTTCGTCGCGACGGGTCTCGCGCTGGCGGCGGCATTCGCCTCGACGGCGCCCGTCGAGGCGCAGGAGCTGAAGGAGGTCAACTTCAGCGAGGCGGTCCACAACCTCGGCTACATCAACCTCTACGTCGGCATGCACGCCGGCATCTTCGAGAAGAACGGCCTGAAGATGAACGTCTCCGCCGCCGGCGGCGACACGCAGACCTTCGCCGCCGTCCTCGGCGGCTCGGCTGACTTCGCCATCGGCGACGCCACCATGGCCGTCATGAGCCGCGAGGCGGGCGGCCCCGGCATGGTCGTTGGCACCGTCGTTCAGCGCGCGCATTATTTCGGCGTGTCGAAGAACCTCGACGTCATCACCGACCCGAAGGACTTCAAGGGCCTGACCATCGTCACCTCGCCCGAGCCCAACACCAACTACTCGGTCGCCAAGAAGATGATCGAGGACGCGGGTCTGACGGTCGGCGGCGACGTGACCATCCTGCAGGTCAGCCCTGGCACCGAGATCGGCGCCATGCTCGCCGGGCAGGCCGACATGGCGATCGCCTATCAGCCGAGCGTCGCCTCCGCCGTCGACCAGGGCGCCAAGGTGGTGTTCGACTTCTCCAACTACGTCGGCCCGTTCTGCAACACCGGCATCATGGTCCTGCCGGCCACGATCGAGAACGACCCGGAGATGGTCCAGGCGCTCGTGACCTCGTTCGAGGAAGCCTCGCGCATGACCTATGCGGACCCGGACTTCGCCAAGGAAGTCGCCCGCAAGGAGTTCCCGGACCTGCCGGGCGAGGTCGTCGACGCGGCGATCGACGCCGAGCTGGAATACCTGATCCCGGCCGAGCACGTCGTGGTCGAGAAGGATCAGTGGGAGAAC
It encodes:
- a CDS encoding MFS transporter → MGDVTAAAARPKPWIAALVVATAMQTVLAMLTRALPVIGPPITALAGVPDENVGHLAALCSFGTMVFLLGGAPLIAVFGPVRLLQCGALLGGGAILLGLSGSWAALLLASFAIGVGYAPSAPAGSEVLQQRVPARRRSLMFSIKQSGVPLGGVIAGAMLPPLLLWGGVPAAIVGAAVLTFLAVLAAEPLRHAIDADRPLPPEAAAGALAPRLAAQLTMPFRIVLADPGRIVITFAGVSFAVAQGALFTFFVTALHVGTDHSLAAIGAAFALMQAVGVVSRVAVGWIADRIGSAHRTLVGLAFASSATMAVLAFAEADWPYVAISAVAAVSGFAVASWNGVLLAEVSALAPRGRVGEATAATTFFIFAGYVIGPLVISTIVAATGSYTAGFLFAAAPPFVSGLLLLAIRHRAPPTPRAGA
- the repA gene encoding plasmid partitioning protein RepA, whose protein sequence is MDRNSVQDRPAADAAADRVDEDARPAHPAPAAPSDAGLARSFTRKGELLSRKLSRLAEEVWAPDQSKNLRPFQTQEVAGLLGVTERYVRQMASELGIPKAEAKPAGRRVWSLEEVARLRVHLDAKSPGRYLPHRRAGEHIQVLNFATFKGGSGKSTQAIHAAQYFALRGYRVLAIDLDPQASLTTMLGITPELHVGPHESLFGAITFQDDGDPAHLGEEAGPRPLRDIIRPTYFAGLDLVPASLELAEFETESPRALMLRHPSPFFTRISSAIDQVADDYDIVILDSPPQLGFITMAGLYASTGLVVTVHPQMIDVASMAQFMTLAGSLMEVLEGQGGRSTPLDFEKILITRHTPSDQPQMAVVTFLRSLFRTDVLTATMVHSTAVADCGLARQTLYEAVRDSSNKRTYDRALQSMDGVNAELEAEVLRVWQRPTHRTED
- a CDS encoding RES family NAD+ phosphorylase, which gives rise to MASSVEGTVWRLTRPQYAPGLDGKGARLAGGRWNSRGVAVVYCGSSLALCVLETFVHLPHEMRTVAALPTMSAIEIVLPAEARIDDVEARGTFAPEDAAACRAIGDAWVAEGAVLALSVPSAIVPQERNLVLNAAHPLMAAVTVRRTEVFGFDARLAGAAG
- a CDS encoding ParB/RepB/Spo0J family partition protein; its protein translation is MAKSTRKRVASVLADIANEDDDAPRTPPRAAPARPEPTPKPPAAAAAETPPAASEPAAGPIPAPQPSPPSVAGAAAEKVEAAPPATPPSAEEPPAASRAEAAPETKSVPRPAPGSRAPGLGHLLNNWGEQSREAEHWRRALDDGAVVQEIATERITPFRWHDRFADFDDSAEFDALVESILREGQIAPALVRPHPSEAGRFELVYGHRRHRACVKLGRPLRAIVRTMDDEAAVTVLSRENSQHAPPSFIEKARQASKLLADTGWTVQFTADVLGVQRSEVSRYRMVMTLPDRLVMHIGGDPSIGRPTWLSLETLWREEAARARIAAELDRVERQEIRGARAMRRLIAAGRPHAAKGEVFRPRGAKEPVLRRDVTAASDKIVIDKRLASGFGDFLWDKLDDLWKEWNSRSE
- the repC gene encoding plasmid replication protein RepC; amino-acid sequence: MHLASSGRRLLRPAAVTAGRLALGTIPAVSRRDLSAVFRMAAEALTLKPSPRLVLSELVASWGEQATDRLLVWPSNAHLARRTGLSERSLRHAFRTLADYGLLVAKDSPNGKRYPVRDRAGAIVDAYGFDLTPLYARRSEWSARVAEQKARRAEAKQAFDRLTVARRSTAEALDALAEDHPAIPRETLQARYAALVTRTPRRGPTPPPTELLDAWTDLRATVEAAYYHAGTDGRSCRHNESQIESSVEPNPPVDDPADTPDLPAVILASGEGGRRRAETASTTQPTAPERAVAPERLPFVVDDACPVVRLCGQAPVSEGDLIATGRRFRPMLGADEAVWREAETTLGAVRAATAVIYVTQLFEDDVARHGESRIRNPGGYLRAFVRMVASGSIDLTADLLAMRRRRLADPSAAPQGPAGTAGIDAARSAGRSPTHRASSSGR
- a CDS encoding antitoxin Xre/MbcA/ParS toxin-binding domain-containing protein; protein product: MSDDAKPAARRTRSHHGTRAAGEGARRPAAQAMAAPSPVTASEVWVQPFSYAEIMEGVSGARLAEAFASGALRRSDVEMVIPPRTLARRINEGQELKIAEADAVVRLARVRAHAEEAFGDIATADRWLTSPNPALAGERPIEMARTDVGAREVEDALVRFEYGVFG
- the thiC gene encoding phosphomethylpyrimidine synthase ThiC, whose translation is MNDHTPTVTTGPLPASRRVWCSGTLHPDVRVPMRQIDLHPTAGEPAVTVYDSSGPYTDPDATIAIGDGLTRLREAWVAARGDTAPYPGRHVRAEDNGFADARRQVPEFPVPHAPRRAVEGRAVTQMAYARAGIVTPEMEFVAIRENLGREAAKEALARDGRDWGATIPDHVTPEFVREEVARGRAIIPANINHPEAEPMAIGRNFLVKINANIGNSAVTSSMAEEVEKMVWAVRWGADTVMDLSTGRNIHNIREWIIRNAPVPIGTVPLYQALEKVGGIAENLSWEIFRDTLVEQAEQGVDYFTIHAGVRLHMVPMTVDRVTGIVSRGGSIMAKWCLHHHRESFLYEHFDEICDIARAYDVSFSLGDGLRPGSIADANDRAQFAELETLGELTQVAWAKDCQVMIEGPGHVPMHKIKANMDKQLEVCGEAPFYTLGPLTTDIAPGYDHITSGIGAAMIGWFGTAMLCYVTPKEHLGLPDRDDVKTGVITYKIAAHAADLAKGHPAARLRDDALSRARFEFRWEDQFNLSLDPDTARSMHDETLPKEAHKVAHFCSMCGPKFCSMRISHDIRAEAQKEGMAKMAEKFREGGTLYLPLDDAR
- a CDS encoding ABC transporter ATP-binding protein produces the protein MRDEPLLQLDRIVTEFRGTKRFLAPAPAPVVAVNDVSLEVREGEVLGLVGESGCGKSTLAKTILGLYREDSGDILLAGREVSGVDPRRARRLRGDIQYVHQDPGAALDPWWRVGGILHESLRINGVTDRKERDRLIDEMLDAVGLAPSFKRRYPHELSGGQQRRVGLARTLILRPRLIILDEPTSGLDLSVQATVLRLMRDIREQFGLTYIFISHDLSVVRRMCDRVAIMYLGRIVEIGRTEDVFARPRHPYTHALLEAAPSLEPGQLDRAKMIEGDPPSVRKVPDGCAFHTRCDYSDDACTKAVPPLEEADGHHVRCIHWQALRDRAA